One Pseudochaenichthys georgianus unplaced genomic scaffold, fPseGeo1.2 scaffold_639_arrow_ctg1, whole genome shotgun sequence genomic region harbors:
- the asns gene encoding asparagine synthetase [glutamine-hydrolyzing] produces the protein MCGIWALFGSDECLSVQVTSAMRIAHRGPDAFRFENVNGFTNCCFGFHRLAVIDQLYGMQPLRIKKFPFLWLCYNGEIYNHLALNKKFGFEPQTAVDGEVLLHLYDRFGIKKMAALLDGVFAFILLDTEKKKVFVGRDTYGVRPLFKLSTDDGFLALCSEAKGLTEITHAMTSPASIDPVLPGHFEEFDLKQNGKVSSVQMEEFHCCTDGPEHAVCDSLGMLPSGFDEETVKSNIRTLFENAVKKRLMAQRRIGCLLSGGLDSSLVAATLMKLSKEETLPYKIQTFSIGSEDSPDILAARKVAAHIGSEHHEVNFSAEEGIRAVEEVIFHLETYDITTVRASVGMFLVAKYIRERSDSVVIFSGEGADELTQGYLYFHKAPSPRASAEESVRLMKELYLFDVLRADRTTAAHG, from the exons CGCTCACCGCGGCCCCGACGCTTTCCGCTTCGAGAACGTTAACGGCTTCACAAACTGCTGCTTCGGGTTCCACCGGCTGGCCGTGATCGACCAGCTGTACGGCATGCAGCCGCTGCGCATCAAGAAGTTCCCCTTCCTGTGGCTGTGCTACAACGGAGAGATCTACAACCACCTCGCG CTGAATAAGAAGTTTGGCTTCGAGCCCCAGACGGCGGTGGACGGGGAGGTTCTGCTGCACCTGTACGACCGCTTTGGGATCAAGAAGATGGCGGCGCTGCTGGACGGGGTGTTCGCCTTCATCCTGCTGGACACGGAGAAGAAGAAGGTGTTCGTGGGGAGAGACACGTACGGAGTGAGGCCGCTCTTCAAACTGAGCACGGACGACGGGTTCCTGGCTCTCTGCTCGGAGGCCAAAG GCCTCACAGAGATCACTCATGCCATGACGTCTCCTGCCAGCATCGATCCGGTCCTCCCGGGACACTTCGAGGAGTTCGACCTGAAGCAGAACGGGAAGGTTAGCTCCGTTCAGATGGAGGAGTTTCACTGCTGCACCGACGGGCCCGAGCACGCCGTCTGCGACTCGCTGGGGATGCTGCCATCAG GTTTTGACGAGGAAACGGTGAAGAGCAACATCAGGACTCTGTTTGAGAACGCAGTGAAGAAACGCCTCATGGCTCAGAGGAGGATCGGCTGTCTGCTGTCAG GTGGGCTGGACTCCAGTCTGGTTGCAGCCACTCTGATGAAGCTGTCTAAAGAGGAGACGCTGCCGTATAAAATCCAGACTTTCTCCATCGGATCAGAGGACAGTCCGGACATCCTCGCTGCTCGAAAG GTTGCCGCTCACATCGGCAGCGAGCACCACGAGGTGAACTTCAGCGCGGAGGAGGGGATCCGGGCGGTGGAGGAAGTGATCTTCCACCTGGAGACGTACGACATCACCACCGTACGAGCCTCCGTCG GGATGTTCCTGGTGGCGAAGTACATCAGAGAGCGGTCGGACAGCGTGGTGATCTTCTCCGGAGAAGGAGCTGACGAGCTCACGCAGGGATACCTCTACTTCCACAAG GCTCCGTCTCCCCGAGCGTCCGCAGAGGAGAGCGTCCGTCTGATGAAGGAGCTCTACCTGTTCGACGTGCTGAGAGCGGACCGGACCACGGCCGCTCacgggtaa